The genome window GGCCTAAGCCCCATCCTTCCATCTGCTCCTCTGTAGCATTCATTGTATAGATGAATCCCGTATTGATCCTTCTGGGGAAGAGTGACTGTGGCGGATCCGTGTATGTTAGATACGGGAACATCAATCGCTCCATAAACATTCTCATTGTTCCCGTAACTGTTCCAAAATAGATGGGAGACCCTAGAATTATGGCGTCAGCGCCCCGTACCTTTTGCAGGATGAGGGTCAGGCCATCTTTCACGGCACACTTACCGTAGCTCTTGCCTCCTCTTGTCTTGCAGGCGAAACAGCTCTGGCATCCCTTGAATTTCAGGTCGTTAAGATGGATGAAATGCGTCTCTGCCCCCTGTGAAGCAGCGCCCTCAAGAGCTTTGTTAAGGAGAGTCG of Chloroflexota bacterium contains these proteins:
- a CDS encoding flavodoxin family protein, with protein sequence MKVLAFNGSPRKTWNTATLLNKALEGAASQGAETHFIHLNDLKFKGCQSCFACKTRGGKSYGKCAVKDGLTLILQKVRGADAIILGSPIYFGTVTGTMRMFMERLMFPYLTYTDPPQSLFPRRINTGFIYTMNATEEQMEGWGLGQHLAVNTWLLQMMFGASETLFSFDTWQFDDYSKVVADRFDVGEKAKRRREVFPLDCDKAFEMGARFAMEGK